ATACTGAATCTAGATGCCACACTTGTTAACATTTTGCTCTGTTTGCTTTATCACGTATCTATCCAGTTCTTTTTGGATGCATTGTCAACTAAGTTGGacatataaataaatttcatTCCTAAACCCTTCTTACTGCAGATTTGATGtgagttttcttattttctaaacagctttatttcttattgatttttctctttgattcaGTACTTATTCAGGAGGTGTTTAAATTTCTATTGATTgggctttaaaaacagaaatataaatgtcAGATCTAATTTGGTTGTGGTCAGAGAATGCAGCCTGAGGTCTACACCTTCTGTAGTTTTGAGTAATCAGAGCTGTGGATTCTAGGCAGGGGGGCAGTTAACATCATAAGCACTGGCAGAGGATGATACACTCCTGGTATGTCCATCACTCTTGCTCCTACCCTCTAAAACCTCTTCACTGAAAGAGATCGAGCATTGCTCTATGAATTACCGACCCCAAAGGAGATAAAGGTGTGTAGagctgaaggggaaaaaatgtacatCAAGACAGCAACTCAAATTCTAAACTAAAAAGGGCTTATGCTCCATTCAGTGTATCCCGtgtgctgtatacttgaaaaacACCAGTTGAAAGTATGCACATAAagcagaacattttaaaaaatgaatatacttaTCTTTTACAGAGTACTTCAACTCCTCAAAGGTAGGTGAAACAGGAAAATATGTTTCTCAAAAGGATACCAAGTTCTCAATTAGAGCAAAGATGGCCCTACTATATGCAACATGTTTTACTTCTATCAAGATGAAAGGCAGCTAAGACTCTAGGCTGATTGATCATTATTTAGCTTTAGGTGAATTAAATGAAGACATGAAGGACTGAAAATAAGTAAGAGGAAAATTGCTCAGACATACCCTAAGATATACAGTAGCTACAGTGATGACGGTGGtggtcttttttgtacacttgTGTTTATACGGCTTGTACTTAAGTGAGGAGTCACTGGTGAATTATGAAACTCTCTCTTTCCTCAGATTACGCTTCATGACAGTAGAAATGGACAGCAGCAGTTTTATTCAGTTTGATGTGCCCGAGTACAGCAGCACCGTCCTGAGCCAGCTAAACGAACTCCGCCTGCAAGGAAAACTATGTGACATCATTGTCCACATTCAGGGTCAGCCATTCCGAGCCCACAAAGCCGTCCTCGCGGCCAGCTCCCCCTACTTCCGGGACCATTCAGCACTAAGTACCATGAGTGGCTTGTCAATATCAGTGATTAAAAACCCCAATGTGTTTGAACAGTTGCTTTCATTTTGTTACACTGGAAGAATGTCCTTGCAGCTGAAGGATGTTGTCAGTTTTCTGACGGCAGCTAGCTTTCTTCAGATGCAGTGTGTCATTGACAAGTGCACGCAGATCCTAGAGAGCATCCATTCAAAAATCAGTGTGGGAGATGTGGACTCCGTGACCGTCGGTGCGGAAGAGACCTCGGAGAGCCGCAACGGAGTGAAAGACAGCAGCTTCTTTGCCAACCCGGTGGAGATCTCCCCGCCATACTGCTCTCAGGTACGGCAGCCCACCACAAGCAGCGATCTTCGGATGGAGACCACACCCAGTAAAGCTCTGCGCAGCAGCCGTTTACAGGAGGAAGGGCACTCGGACCGAGGGAGCAGTGGGAGCGTCTCCGAGTACGAGATCCAAATCGAGGGGGACCATGAGCAAGGGGACCTGCTGGGGAGGGAGAGCCAGATCACCGAGGTGAAAGTGAAGATGGAGAAGTCCGACCGGCCCAGCTGTTCCGACAGCTCGTCCCTGGGAGACGATGGGTACCACACCGAGATGGTTGATGGGGAACAAGTCGTGGCCGTGAACGTGGGTTCCTATGGTTCTGTGCTCCAGCACGCCTATTCCTACTGTCAGGCAGCCTCACAGCCGGCCGGTGGTGTATCTGAGGCGTTCGGAAGTCTGAGTAACTCCAGCCCCTCCAGATCCATGCTGAGCTGTTTCCGAGGAGGACGGGCCCGCCAGAAGCGGGCCCTGTCCGTCCACCTGCACAGTGATCTGCAGGGCCTGGTGCAGGGTTCCGACAGCGAGGCCGTGGTGAGTAACCCGGGCTTCGAGAGCAGCCCGCGGGAGAGGAGCGCGCGAGGTCACTGGTACCCATACAACGAGAGGTTGATCTGCATCTACTGCGGCAAGTCCTTCAACCAGAAGGGAAGTCTTGACAGGCACATGCGACTCCACATGGGAATCACGCCCTTTGTATGCAAGTTCTGCGGGAAGAAGTACACGCGGAAGGACCAGTTGGAGTACCACATCCGGGGCCATACCGATGACAAGCCGTTCCGCTGTGAGATCTGCGGGAAGTGCTTCCCTTTCCAAGGCACCCTCAACCAGCACCTGCGGAAAAACCACCCCGGCGTGGCCGAAGTCCGCAGTCGCATGGAGTCCCCCGAGAGAACAGACGTGTATGCAGAACAGAAACTAGAAAACGATGCCTCGGCCTCAGAGATGGCCCTGGATTCCCGGATGGAAATTCACACGGTGTCCGATGCTCCTGAttaagatggtaaaaaaaaaaaaaaaaaatagtgcaccCACGCAAAGCACATTAATCAATGCCTATTTGTGATTTGCTTTGTTGTCATCTTTGGTTTTCCCAACCATCTGGAAATCTCTTGGTCTCTTGGCAGTTTTTCTAAGGTTTCTGGAAGGAACACTCCATGGTGTTTATCCTTTCCCGCCCCCCGCCCTCACTCCCCCAAGGAGCTCAAAGCATGAAGGGCAATGTATCCAGGGAAAACAGGCTGACAGTATTCCTCTTTGGCCAAACTCTTCATCCAAAATCTGCCAGTGATTTAGCTATGCCAACTGGTCGACCCTCCGTCTCTGCCAAGAGGCATACTCTCTCATTGTGTGCACTGGCGCCAGTGCATTTCCATGGAGAGAGACTGGGATGCCGTCAGCTGATACAAATGGGTAaccttttctaatttaaaattacttttagggGGTAGTTagacaatttatatatatatataataaagcgattattatatatatagtatatatacattcTCAAATTTGATTT
This DNA window, taken from Bubalus kerabau isolate K-KA32 ecotype Philippines breed swamp buffalo chromosome 11, PCC_UOA_SB_1v2, whole genome shotgun sequence, encodes the following:
- the ZBTB34 gene encoding zinc finger and BTB domain-containing protein 34, which gives rise to MTVEMDSSSFIQFDVPEYSSTVLSQLNELRLQGKLCDIIVHIQGQPFRAHKAVLAASSPYFRDHSALSTMSGLSISVIKNPNVFEQLLSFCYTGRMSLQLKDVVSFLTAASFLQMQCVIDKCTQILESIHSKISVGDVDSVTVGAEETSESRNGVKDSSFFANPVEISPPYCSQVRQPTTSSDLRMETTPSKALRSSRLQEEGHSDRGSSGSVSEYEIQIEGDHEQGDLLGRESQITEVKVKMEKSDRPSCSDSSSLGDDGYHTEMVDGEQVVAVNVGSYGSVLQHAYSYCQAASQPAGGVSEAFGSLSNSSPSRSMLSCFRGGRARQKRALSVHLHSDLQGLVQGSDSEAVVSNPGFESSPRERSARGHWYPYNERLICIYCGKSFNQKGSLDRHMRLHMGITPFVCKFCGKKYTRKDQLEYHIRGHTDDKPFRCEICGKCFPFQGTLNQHLRKNHPGVAEVRSRMESPERTDVYAEQKLENDASASEMALDSRMEIHTVSDAPD